One Setaria italica strain Yugu1 chromosome I, Setaria_italica_v2.0, whole genome shotgun sequence DNA window includes the following coding sequences:
- the PPC1 gene encoding phosphoenolpyruvate carboxylase 1 (The RefSeq protein has 7 substitutions, 2 frameshifts and aligns at 99% coverage compared to this genomic sequence): MASERHQSIDAQLRLLAPGKVSEDDKLVEYDALLVDRFLDILQDLHGPHLREFVQECYELSAEYENDRDEARLGELGSKLTSLPPGDSIVVASSFSHMLNLANLAEEVQIAHRRRIKLKRGDFADEASAPTESDIEETLKRLVSQLGKSREEVFDALKNQTVDLVFTAHPTQPVRRSLLQKHGRIRNCLRQLYAKDITADDKQELDEALQREIQAAFRTDEIRRTPPTPQDEMRAGMSYFHETIWKGVPKFLRRIDTALKNIGINERLPYNAPLIQFSSWMGGDRDGNPRVTPEVTRDVCLLARMMAANLYFSQIEDLMFELSMWRCSDELRIRADELRRSSKRAAKHYIEFWKQVPPNEPYRVILGDVRDKLYYTRERSRHLLTTGISEIPEEATFTNVEQFLEPLELCYRSLCACGDKPIADGSLLDFLRQVSTFGLALVKLDIRQESDRHTDVLDSITKHLGIGSYAEWSEEKRQDWLLSELSGKRPLFGSDLPLTEETADVLGAFHVLAELPADCFGAYIVSMATAPSDVLAVELLQRECHVKHPLRVVPLFEKLADLKSAPAAVARLFSIDWYMDRINGKQEVMIGYSDSGKDAGRLSAAWQMYKAQEELIKVAKQYGVKLTMFHGRGGTVGRGGGPTHLAILSQPPDTIHGSLRVTVQGEVIEHSFGEEHLCFRTLQRYTAATLEHGMHPPISPKPEWRALMDEMAIVATKEYRSIVFQEPRFVEYFRSATPETEYGRMNIGSRPSKRKPSGGIESLRAIPWISAWTQTRFHLPVWLGFGAAFKHLMQKDIRNIHTLKEMYNEWPFFRVTLDLLEMVFAKGDPGIAAVYDKLLVAEDLQSFGEQLRKNYEETKELLLQVAGHKDVLEGDPYLKQRLRLRESYITTLNVCQAYTLKRIRDPGFQVSPQPALSKEFTDESQPAQLVQLNPESEYAPGLEDTLILTMKGIAAGMQNTG, from the exons GAGCGGCACCAATCGATCGACGCGCAGCTGCGGCTGCTGGCGCCAGGCAAGGTCTCCGAGGACGACAAGCTCGTCGAGTACGACGCCCTCCTCGTCGATCGCTTCCTCGACATCCTCCAGGACCTGCACGGCCCGCACCTCCGCGAATTC GTGCAGGAGTGCTACGAGCTCTCGGCGGAGTACGAGAACGACCGCGACGAGGCGCGGCTCGGCGAGCTCGGGAGCAAGCTCACCAGCCTGCCCCCCGGGGACTCCATCGTCGTCGCCAGCTCCTTCTCGCACATGCTCAACCTCGCCAACCTCGCCGAGGAGGTGCAGatcgcgcaccgccgccggatCAAGCTCAAGCGTGGGGACTTTGCCGACGAGGCCTCGGCGCCCACCGAGTCCGACATCGAGGAGACGCTCAAGCGCCTCGTCTCGCAGCTCGGCAAGTCGCGCGAGGAGGTCTTCGACGCGCTCAAGAACCAGACCGTCGATCTCGTCTTCACGGCGCACCCCACGCAGTCCGTCAGGAGGTCCCTGCTCCAGAAGCATGGCAG GATCCGGAATTGCCTGAGGCAACTGTATGCCAAGGACATCACTGCTGATGACAAGCAGGAGCTTGATGAGGCTCTTCAGAGGGAG ATTCAAGCTGCTTTTAGAACTGATGAAATCCGCAGAACCCCTCCCACTCCTCAAGATGAAATGCGTGCTGGAATGAGTTACTTCCATGAAACTATATGGAAGGGCGTACCAAAATTCTTGCGCCGTATTGACACTGCTCTGAAAAATATTGGGATCAATGAGCGTCTCCCTTACAATGCTCCTCTCATTCAGTTCTCTTCCTGGATGGGTGGTGACCGTGATG GAAATCCAAGAGTTACACCAGAGGTTACACGGGATGTATGCTTATTGGCAAGAATGATGGCTGCTAACTTGTACTTCTCTCAGATAGAAGATCTAATGTTTGAG CTCTCTATGTGGCGCTGCAGTGATGAACTTCGGATCCGTGCAGATGAATTACATCGGTCATCAAAAAGAGCTGCAAAGCACTATATAG AATTCTGGAAGCAAGTTCCTCCAAACGAACCTTATCGTGTCATCCTTGGTGATGTCAGGGATAAACTGTACTATACGCGTGAACGTTCTCGTCATTTATTGACAACTGGAATTTCTGAGATTCCTGAGGAGGCAACTTTTACTAATGTTGAACAG TTTCTAGAACCTCTTGAGCTCTGTTATAGATCATTATGTGCCTGTGGTGACAAACCTATAGCCGACGGAAGTCTCCTTGATTTCTTGCGTCAAGTATCCACTTTCGGGCTTGCTCTTGTGAAACTTGACATCAGGCAGGAATCTGATCGGCACACTGATGTCCTTGATTCAATAACTACACATCTTGGAATTGGATCCTATGCTGAATGGTCTGAGGAGAAACGCCAGGATTGGCTGTTGTCTGAACTGAGGGGCAAGCGTCCATTGTTTGGTTCTGATCTTCCTCTGACTGAAGAGACCGCCGATGTTTTAGGCGCATTTCATGTCCTAGCAGAGCTCCCAGCAGATTGCTTTGGCGCGTATATCATCTCGATGGCAACTGCCCCATCCGATGTGCTTGCTGTCGAGCTTTTACAGCGTGAGTGCCATGTAAAACATCCACTGAGAGTTGTTCCACTCTTTGAGAAACTTGCAGA CTTGA CAGCTCCAGCAGCTGTAGCACGACTCTTTTCAATTGACTGGTACATGAATAGGATTAATGGCAAGCAGGAGGTGATGATTGGATACTCAGACTCTGGTAAAGACGCTGGACGTCTCTCTGCAGCATGGCAAATGTATAAAGCACAAGAGGAGCTCATCAAGGTGGCAAAGCAGTATGGAGTGAAGTTGACCATGTTTCATGGAAGGGGTGGAACAGTTGGCAGAGGAGGTGGTCCCACTCATTTGGCCATATTATCTCAGCCACCAGACACGATACATGGATCACTTCGTGTAACAGTGCAAGGTGAGGTCATTGAGCACTCCTTTGGAGAGGAGCACCTGTGCTTTAGAACTTTGCAACGCTACACTGCAGCTACCCTTGAGCATGGCATGCATCCTCCAATTTCCCCAAAGCCGGAATGGCGTGCTCTGATGGATGAAATGGCTATTGTGGCAACCAAAGAATATCGATCAATTGTCTTCCAAGAACCACGCTTTGTTGAATACTTCAGATCG GCTACACCTGAGACTGAATATGGTAGGATGAATATTGGCAGCCGTCCATCAAAGAGGAAGCCTAGTGGGGGAATAGAATCGCTCCGTGCAATTCCATGGATCTTTGCTTGGACGCAAACAAGGTTCCATCTCCCTGTTTGGCTTGGATTTGGCGCAGCATTCAAGCATCTCATGCAGAAGGACATCAGGAACATCCATACTCTTAAAGAAATGTACAATGAGTGGCCATTCTTCAGGGTTACCCTTGACTTGCTTGAGATGGTTTTCGCCAAGGGAGACCCAGGAATCGCAGCTGTGTATGATAAATTGCTGGTGGCTGAAGATCTGCAGTCCTTTGGAGAGCAGCTAAGGAAGAACTATGAGGAGACAAAAGAGCTGCTCCTTCAG GTCGCCGGTCACAAGGACGTCCTCGAAGGTGATCCTTACCTGAAGCAGCGTCTGCGGCTGCGTGAGTCGTACATCACCACCCTGAACGTCTGCCAGGCCTACACCCTGAAGCGGATTCGTGACCCTGGCTTCCAGGTGAGCCCCCAGCCGGCTCTGTCCAAGGAGTTCACCGACGAGAGCCAGCCGGCGCAGCTGGTGCAGCTGAACCCCGAGAGCGAGTACGCGCCGGGCCTGGAGGACACGCTGATCCTGACCATGAAGGGTATCGCCGCCGGGATGCAGAACACCGGCTAG